The nucleotide sequence ttccccatcactctttctctctcaacccactttctctctcatcatactttccctctcctcactgtttcattttctctcatcatactttctctctcttcattttttcctatcacactttctctctcatcattttctcttatcgtatgtttctctcacattcaactttctctcccatctaattttttttttattttcctgtaaaggtaaaaaagaaaatttaggtttattccgatttaaaatatttaactaaccaaacatcattttttaaaaatgatacccaaactcatacccattcccatttcataatactatgatactcattcacattccgattcctaggagagaaccaaacatcCCCTTAGTCTTTCAGTGTACAtaggagaattttaaatttagattccaAAAGAGTTCCTCGTCATAGTCGATTTGGAGATTTGATAAGTAatgaaatttataatttaagcGGACAAAAGATGAGGTAGGTCAGGGATGATTATAAAattggttaaaaaaaaaagttattcaCCTAGCATATGGCAGAGGATGAATGTTTAGACAGTCTGAGGCTTGAAGATTAATAAAGTTCTAACAAGTCATCCTCCTTCAGATGATTTCTCTGTCGAACGCTAAGTTCTACTATGTAGAATTCGAGGACTCACTTCTTCGAACCGCTCGGTACAATAAGCATTATGAAATTCTGACATCATCATAGCCCTATTGTTTACACTCCACATCTCCGGAGAAAGAGGAGCAATACATGGTTCTTGTAGCTTTTGAATCAGAAAACAATTTCAAGAATTCCCTGTGACGGAGACTAGTATGTTCCTACACTGAATGAATGCTTCATTAGAAGCTGCTGCAAGTACAACACGATATATTTACAAGTTATTGTGACGACATGAAGACTTTGTGTGCGATTGTTCAAGGCCTTTCGTGTGTGAttgtttatttctatttttccTTTGAAGCGTCTTCCAGAGCAGAGGCTTTGCAGATCGGGCAGATGTTCTTGATCAGCAGCCACTTCTTTACACAACTGGAATGGAAAATGTGTTTGCAGTTCAATTGCCCAAGAGTTTCGCGATCTTTATATTCTTCCTATTTTGCAAGACATACCAGATGCTAGAGTTAGAACAAAAAAGTGTACCAGATTTAAATTCAGTAGGTTCTGCGTTAACTTACCAGGCATATTGGGCAGCCATCTTCTTCATGGTCATCTTCAGTCTGATCCGAGCAGAAAAGTGTCTCCCTCAAGCAACTTCTGATGGCATCTACAGATAAACCAACACTCACATAGCCTATTCTCTCCTCCAAAGCAAGCAATTCCTGTACGAAATAATAGGATATTTCAGGAACTATGAACACAGAAAAGAACAGGAGATTGAAGATGCAATTAATTACCTCATAGCTCATGTTGTCTATGTCCAGTCGCATACCTCGGTGTTGATCAATAAAATGCATTGGATGGTAAAAGGCAGAGTGATCCATCACAGCTACTCCCTGCAGCGTCAATTTGCATGAGAGCAGTGTTTATGGTAACAAACACATATATGCTCCTGGAGCTGAAAGAACATGATAAGTCATAAGTTACTGAAATTCTGACCTCGGCCATCTGACTAATACGAGAAGCATCCTCGTCCAAGAATGAAAGGACTCTGTTAGAACGACTTGTTCTTCCATATCTCCCATTATTCCGATGAACTAGTGACAATGCAGTTGGACGCATGGCGCGCACAGCAGATTCCACTCTCTGCAATCTGGAATCTTGTGTTATTGCTAAATCCATGGCCATGTAGCTAGGATTCACTCCGTGAGCTGTTCGCTGATCATGGATACTTAGAGACACCATCCTACCTCGTGATGAGTCACCATACTGCATCGGCAGAATGGAGCGGTAGCCTCCACTAATGTCCATATTGTTAGTGGTGCCACAGTTTGCAACAAAACTATGGTTGATATCATGATTGAAGGAGCTAGTTTCTGCAatttaataaatcaattaaaacatAAATTTGTATTAGCATTTTCAAAAGAGAACATTGTGTTATGCAAAAAATAATACTAAACTACTCAAATTTAAACAAACCTGAAGAAGAGGACCTCGTATTAGGATTTATAAATATGTCATGATTCCACTGGCCTCCCATGTTGGCATTTGGAGTAATTGTAATTGATTGAACTTGATGAGATAAGTTGGTACTTGATCTGATTCCAGATGAGATGTTCTCCAAGTGAATAGTTGTATCATACCGACTCCTAACGTTTCTCTGAGAAGCATTCCTAGAATTTGATGAATCATGACTACTACAACTATGAATAAAGCTAGCAGGATCACAAGGCCAGCGCTGTGAATCATAAGTAGGTTTTGCCTGTGAAATTTCAGTTGAAGTTGTTGCATTGGAAGAACTTCCAGCATGGTAATATTTGTTTCTGTTTTCCCTTTGAGGAAACATGAAGTTTGCGggatcttttcttttataaggtGCTCGTTCATACTCCATTTGAATGACTGGATTGGCATTCCTCCTAATATCCCCCATTGCATATTGGTTATGCAAAAATCCATGCTGCATAGTATGTTGTGGATGTTGACTAATGATTCCACCATAAGGAAAATGTGTATATTCATCATAAGATGTTTCTGCATTAGCTGGCACATTCGCTGGAACCTGACAATGAAAATTGCCAGATTGATGGTTATATGGCCCCAAATGAGGGTTGAAATGAGTGACCAGGTTCACTCCATTGGTTCCAGTATTTTCCACTGGAAACATAGAAGAATTTCCTGAAACCAAAATCATGTTACTTGACGATTTCCAACTTTTCAGAGTAAAAATATGCATGATAGTGCATCAAAATGTGTATATCACCCAAGTTCAACTGATGATCATGCTGCTGATGATTCTGCATCCTCTCACGATCCGTTTTGTACATGTGACTTGGATGACTTGAGTGCCTCTGGTCCATACTACCTGTTTCCATCAAAAGGTAAGTTAGCTTCAGGAAAAGAGAAAATAGGGCTTCATGCATGGATACAGCCTTAAGGTGAAATGAAATAGGTGGGAAAATGGCCACAGAAACGAGTAAAACTAGGTATAAAATTTGGAAGTCTAAATGAAATCAGTTAATTATGGAAGTCACAAAATAGAGACAATAAGCACATTACTAAGGTGTCAACAAAGACCGTTTAAATTTGTTATGTTTCTGTCCAGAATCAAAACCAATTGGAAAACGGCAATAAAACATATTCCACTCGTGTAGCCACTGTGAATTAGCTGTATTAAGTAACACAAACCTTAGTTTCAGCCCAAATTGAGACAAAGGAACTTGAACAAGATGGAACCCAATTTAAGACATTTAAACCTAATATATGTCTAGTTCCAAATAATtactaaatttaatttgaaatttgggtCAATTAGAGATTTGATATGACATTAACTATGTTATATAAAGTATAAATACTTTATCCATTTAGGATGGGAGTGACAAAGGTACCCAACATTGTTCATAGTTATGTATTTAATCTTGTATTTAACACTTTATATAAGACAGTTATTGTCATATCAAGTCTCTAATTGACCCAAATTTCAAGTTAAATTTAGTAATTATTTGGCACTAGACATATATTAGGTTTAAATGTCTTAAATTGGGTTCCATCTTGTTAAAGTTCCTTTGTCTCAATTTGGGTTTTAAATGTGAGACAACTTTGGTAGAAGTTTAACCAAATTTGGTTCCATTCTTAGTTAGTAATTATGGATTATTTACTAATTTGATTGAGTCCATTAGGTTTCAGATTATTTCTTCCTTGAatattttttagtttattttcaATCTACTTTACATAATAATATTTTCATTTGTGCTCTAGTCCAGATTCACTTAAGTTTATCAACCATAATGCATCAATTATTATTATATCTGTGTGTTTTGATTCACTTTCACCCTACAATTTTTTTTAGTGTTAGAGTAGGTGGGTTAGGAGCTTATTTATCCCACATTAGAGGTGTCAAATAGGTTAAGCTACTTGCAACCCAACCCAGTAAAGTCTTGAGTTTTGCTCGACATGACCCACCAAAGATCGAGTCATGTCGTGTCAGGTCGGCATGGACGATGAGTTGGGTTGGGCAACAAGGGCTTGGTCCACATGTCAGATTGAGCATAGCTTGCGCCAATTTTGCCCAACTTTAACCTAAAAGAATCAAATTGACTTCgaaatttaataaaaatcctaaaatttctctaaatttctaaaaaattattgtttattttttcCCTCTTTTTGACCAATTTGTGCTCTTTACAAATATACTCAACATGCTACAAATCAGAACTTAGACTTACAATATTTcttaatcttatcatgaaatatcaaagaaaaaattgaacaaatcagCCATCATGCAATAAGAATGCAAGATATTCATTTCACAATTAAAAGATTTAACTAAAATTTTTGTTAGTTGTATCTTTTTGTTATCATTTATGGCTTTAGAGCTTATAAGCCTAGGGAGTTAGTTCCCTTTTCAACTATTTGCCCCTGTACTAAAATTTATATTGAGCTAATGTCAGACACACATACTGACTATTCTAGTATTCTCTTGTTTTAGAAGAAAAGGTTATATAAGGTAGTTTTTGAAATAATAACTATCTTATTAAGAGCATGACTAAGTCCTATGGATATTCTTGAAAATTATAGTTTATTTACAAATTTTTATGATAACTATTTTATCAAGAGTATGATTAACTCCTATAGACATTCTTGAATATTATAGTTtatttacaaatttttgtatGGGTTACGGTCTTTTAAAAATGGCCTTGACCCCCTGCTATTAATCATAATAACATTTCTTCTTTGTGAGTTTTTATTCTGTGTGAGAGATCATTTATTTCATTGTACGAATTGTTTAGCCTCATAACTGCAACAAGTGATAGTAGATCTCAATGTGAGTTTGATTCGCCTCCATGGCACACCAATATATAAGTATTACATAAATTAATACTTAAATCCATGATCAAATTTCAGCATGCTGACATCCTTCATACTATTATGGGTTTAATACATCATATAGTGATCAATCAATAAGAGATCCAAGACCTACTTGTATCCATATTTTGAACCACCTCCTATTTTAGTGCACTTATCAATTGAGATACATATTAAATATATAGATTAAAAAGACATCCCGATGCACGAAATAGGGTCCTGAAGAAAGGTCAGAGCACATTGGCGCAACCTTACTTTGCATTTTGTAAGTGGTTATTTTCAcgactcgaacccgtgacctcaagatcgtatgacaacaactttaccattacgtcaaggctccccttctataTTAAATATAGATTAGCCAATTCAAAACACTAAATGTCTTGACAACATGTATTGAGCAATGCAGAACTTACTATGAATGAAGTTTTATTTCCACAAGGTAAGTATTAGTTAACAAAGAAGATAATGCAGAGTTGGCTCAACTCTCCTTATAAGGTTAAAAAAACTCTCAACTTACATCTCCAAAGAgaaaatctaaattataaaaGTCCAGCTTATTCTGAAGTTCTTAGCTTTACTGTTGCACACACAGACAACTTTCAATTAAAATAAAGTTGGAAATTAATTTATTAGATTGGTATCAAGGCATGAAACATTAAATGCTACCAATACTCATGACCCACAAATAAGATTGCCTGATTAAAGGAACACATATCTAGATGAAGATATTATAGGCACTATGATGAATACTATTCTGCAAAAGGTGAAATCCTAGATGAAGATATTATAGGCACTATGATGAATACTAGATATACTATTTGGAGGATATTTAATGAGTACTTAGTGAATTGGTAGAGAATCCAAAAATAAATGAAGATTTTGGATTAGTAACCAAAGAGGATAGTAGAATTTTTGTATTTTATTGAACTTATTTGAAACTAGATGTGCCATCAACTATTCAAAGATGTTGACTACTAGAACATGGTGAAATAATAAAAATGTCTGACAACATACCTTTGTGCTTATAGCTATTTTGCATCTGGATGATTTCTTATACTCAGCCTACCTCAAGGAGAAAACCTCTAAATTCTGGAAGAGCTAGAGTATTTTAAAccaatatttaatattaaaaaaactaGGCCAATAAAAGTGAATAAATTAAAGCTATGATCAATGCTCTATTTTGGACTACTAATGCAATTGTCACAACTGGTACACATGCAGTGCAGTCTACCTTGCAGGACTAAGGATTCGATTCTTTGGATGGAATATATGAGAGAAAAGAGGGAAAAGAtcacaaaatataaataaataatagagaATCCCTATGTAATTTTGTGATATTTTCCCTCACATATTTCATCCAAGTAATTGGACCCTAAATGTCCTTATCACAAATTACAAAAGAACCTGAAAGAAATCAGTTGATGCATACCCTGAACCACCTGCAAGTCTGTATCATAGAGAAATTATCAAAAGACCTGTAAAGTAATTTTGTACTGCAAATATCATTGTGTTGAGTACTCACAAATATCTGACATGACGTAATCGTAGATCAATTTGACAATTCCATAACATTACAGCATATCCATGAAGAAAATTTATTtgatcatttttccattcaaggatCCTGGACCATGCACTGGTACATCCTATATCTAATAAAACAAATACCAAGCAGCATGATATGTTGTTGAGGTCCCAGTTCTAGATGCATTGGCTATTGGTTTATCATTATGATAAGTTTTATCTACATAAAAAAGCATTTTTGTAGCACTACTTTGGTGTAGAACTAGGATCATAGAATACATACCTCAATGAAAATAACTGACCAGAAACTGAATAAACATAACTTCATTGTGGCGTAACCATCAACCTCTGAACTTGCTTCTAAGAAAGTACAAGAAGGAATAATATCATGCTTATGCATGCCACACTAGGAAAACAAGAATGTACCACAATACCAAACATGTTCAAACTTTTTCTATCTTATACTCACTTTGTTTTATGTGTTATCTGTTTTGTTGCTCAAAAATAGTCTTCTCTCCTCCTATATAACTTAACAATATTAGCTTGAATGTGTGGGTGAATGATATGCATCCTGTCATTCTAGAAATAATCAATGCGTTTAATCATAAATCTTAATCATTTCTCATAAGTGTGCCTAGAAATAAAATGATAGGTTCATAGTCAATGTTTAAATAGTTCATATTAAAAGAAGTGGTCTACAGTTGGTGCAGAGACACAAGCGTCTGCTCGTCAGCATGGTTTCATCACATTGCATAGGCATATATGCAGTATCATTAATTGATGGAATCAACTATGCTGCTGTATATGATTTGGATTCTGATAGGCTTAGGCGAAACCActatgtaaatatttatttaaccaGTACAAGTACATCCCTCCTGTAACTACTAAAAGGCAGGCAAATCTAATTCATCCTTCACATCCATCCTACAAGAAATAGTGGAGAATATAGCTATGACAAACAACAACCAGATACGACTATCTTTTCATTGGGTAGCAGCATAATATAGTGAATATAGTGGGTAGATGACAGACATCAAACCTTTTTTCCATCTACCTCTCTAGATTTTCCTTCCCCTTAATCCTTCATTACACTTCTGGAATGCCTCTCTTATAAAGCTTCCACTTTATGCCCTGCCCTTTTTTGTTCCGTGATGTTATTTAAGGTTAAGAGTGACGATATCTACGAATGGTTAGGAATCAATGATGTTCAAATAGGTCATTATCCTATGGCTGTGGTTTAGATAGAATTAGTTATTTTTATGAGTGCACATATAAACATATGTAATTATCCTTTATGAAATTATCCGACCCAATATTCCATACATAAATTTCTGTTTCAGTTATGTGTGACTAttacatttttgtttcaataTTGCTGTGTCTAATTATGTTTATCCTATGAGAGTTTCTCCAGGTCATGTAACAAACTACACATACATAGTATCTATGGTCCTGCTTGAAGTGTTagataaaaatatgataaaattagTTATCTGGATGGAGTAAGTCACTTTAAGagtgtttatgtttatgttgattctataaacaTA is from Zingiber officinale cultivar Zhangliang chromosome 7B, Zo_v1.1, whole genome shotgun sequence and encodes:
- the LOC122006036 gene encoding probable E3 ubiquitin-protein ligase HIP1 isoform X2: MQNSYKHKGSMDQRHSSHPSHMYKTDRERMQNHQQHDHQLNLGNSSMFPVENTGTNGVNLVTHFNPHLGPYNHQSGNFHCQVPANVPANAETSYDEYTHFPYGGIISQHPQHTMQHGFLHNQYAMGDIRRNANPVIQMEYERAPYKRKDPANFMFPQRENRNKYYHAGSSSNATTSTEISQAKPTYDSQRWPCDPASFIHSCSSHDSSNSRNASQRNVRSRYDTTIHLENISSGIRSSTNLSHQVQSITITPNANMGGQWNHDIFINPNTRSSSSETSSFNHDINHSFVANCGTTNNMDISGGYRSILPMQYGDSSRGRMVSLSIHDQRTAHGVNPSYMAMDLAITQDSRLQRVESAVRAMRPTALSLVHRNNGRYGRTSRSNRVLSFLDEDASRISQMAEGVAVMDHSAFYHPMHFIDQHRGMRLDIDNMSYEELLALEERIGYVSVGLSVDAIRSCLRETLFCSDQTEDDHEEDGCPICLEEYKDRETLGQLNCKHIFHSSCVKKWLLIKNICPICKASALEDASKEK
- the LOC122006036 gene encoding probable E3 ubiquitin-protein ligase HIP1 isoform X3, with the translated sequence MDQRHSSHPSHMYKTDRERMQNHQQHDHQLNLGNSSMFPVENTGTNGVNLVTHFNPHLGPYNHQSGNFHCQVPANVPANAETSYDEYTHFPYGGIISQHPQHTMQHGFLHNQYAMGDIRRNANPVIQMEYERAPYKRKDPANFMFPQRENRNKYYHAGSSSNATTSTEISQAKPTYDSQRWPCDPASFIHSCSSHDSSNSRNASQRNVRSRYDTTIHLENISSGIRSSTNLSHQVQSITITPNANMGGQWNHDIFINPNTRSSSSETSSFNHDINHSFVANCGTTNNMDISGGYRSILPMQYGDSSRGRMVSLSIHDQRTAHGVNPSYMAMDLAITQDSRLQRVESAVRAMRPTALSLVHRNNGRYGRTSRSNRVLSFLDEDASRISQMAEGVAVMDHSAFYHPMHFIDQHRGMRLDIDNMSYEELLALEERIGYVSVGLSVDAIRSCLRETLFCSDQTEDDHEEDGCPICLEEYKDRETLGQLNCKHIFHSSCVKKWLLIKNICPICKASALEDASKEK
- the LOC122006036 gene encoding probable E3 ubiquitin-protein ligase HIP1 isoform X1, producing MHEALFSLFLKLTYLLMETGSMDQRHSSHPSHMYKTDRERMQNHQQHDHQLNLGNSSMFPVENTGTNGVNLVTHFNPHLGPYNHQSGNFHCQVPANVPANAETSYDEYTHFPYGGIISQHPQHTMQHGFLHNQYAMGDIRRNANPVIQMEYERAPYKRKDPANFMFPQRENRNKYYHAGSSSNATTSTEISQAKPTYDSQRWPCDPASFIHSCSSHDSSNSRNASQRNVRSRYDTTIHLENISSGIRSSTNLSHQVQSITITPNANMGGQWNHDIFINPNTRSSSSETSSFNHDINHSFVANCGTTNNMDISGGYRSILPMQYGDSSRGRMVSLSIHDQRTAHGVNPSYMAMDLAITQDSRLQRVESAVRAMRPTALSLVHRNNGRYGRTSRSNRVLSFLDEDASRISQMAEGVAVMDHSAFYHPMHFIDQHRGMRLDIDNMSYEELLALEERIGYVSVGLSVDAIRSCLRETLFCSDQTEDDHEEDGCPICLEEYKDRETLGQLNCKHIFHSSCVKKWLLIKNICPICKASALEDASKEK